The window ttgttCCTTTGATTATTAAGTTGTATGTTGAGTATACAAATAACTTCTTATCTGAGTACTCTTTGATCCATGTTGAAAGATGCTCATATTAAAGAACAcaaattgatttttttgttgatGTACTCTGCATTATTGAGCGATTCAAATGTAAATTTATCTGCTGATATTGAGTAGCTGTTTTTTTTTAGAAGTTATAATAATTCCTTTTTGTCATTTCTTATTTTTGGATAGGGGAAAGGGAAAGTGAGTAATCTAGTGAGAATTGAATCTATCTGTTAACAACTATAGAACTGctccattttttttaacatatcAGTTATATCTAAAACAAAAGAGGCCAAGATCAATGGTAAAGTCGAACTCCCTAGCTAAGTTGCTCAGACTCGGGTACGGGTGTCCGATACGGGTGTGGATCTAGAGATtggatccttcatgatctaaattttaggATTCGGGGATACAGATCTaggtatggatacgggtgcggggattcggctaaaaataattgaaatatctaaaaatagaatTGTAAAACCTAAATTATGAGGTATTATGTAGAAAACTTGGGGAGAAGATATTGATCAAGAGGAGAATGCCTGAAGGAGATAAAAGGAAGAGGAGTGACATAGAAATTTCAATATAcaaggtattccattttcttcaagTCCACCTTAAATTTTGTTTTGATTATAAAAATCATTGACTCTGTCCGGAATTTCTCCgtcgattttggtcaaagtatccAAGAGGGGTTGACCAGATCCGGTACggatcccacacccacacccatgtcgtgtcgacacgggtgcggcaccgaaagtgaagagtccgagtaacttagctcCCTAGCTAAGAACATTTTCTCGAAaagcgaaaatgcattgaaatAGGAGAGTACATGTAACACTCTTGATGAATGACATTATACGTAGATAGCCCTCATAAGAAGCCATGCAATTTAATTCACATTCACAATATCCTAACATTGTCATGTTACTGTTCTATCTGATTGTGAATCCGCTTTTGAGCCTTTTACTTTACCAACCATCACAAAAATACATAACGTAACATTTTGGTTGCCTTTGCTTTTATGAAATATATATCTAATCTTTATCTTTTCTATTTTGAAAGCCTCCGGTGGTAGAGGAAGATGATGTGGTGGGATTTGATGGGGAAGCGGACAAAGTAATCGATCGTCTTCTTGGGGGATCAAATTGTCTGGAAGTTGTTCCAGTTGTTGGTATGCCTGGTCTCGGTAAAACGACGCTAGCAAATAAAATTTTCAAGCATCCTAAAATTGGGTACGAGTTTTTTACTCGTATTTGGGTTTATGTATCTCAATCATACAGGAGAAGAGAATTATTTCTCAACATCATCAGCAAATTTACTCGAAATACCAAACAATACCATGGGTTGTGTGAGGAGGATTTAGCTGATGTAATACAAGAATTCTTGAGAAAGGGAGGAAAGTACTTGATTGTCTTGGATGATGTATGGTCCGATGAAGCTTGGGAACGTATCAAGATAGCTTTCCCAAACAGCAACAAATGCAATCGAGTATTGTTGACCACTCGAGATAGCAAAGTCGCTAAACAATGCACTCCTATACCTCATGATTTGAAATTTCTGACGGAAGATGAAAGTCGGATTTTACTGGAGAAGAAGGTTTTCCATAGGGATAGATGTCCTCCTGAATTGGAACTATCTGGACAGAGCATAGCAAAAAAATGCAATGGACTACCCCTTGCGATTGTTGTTATTGCGGGTGCACTAATAGGGAAAGGCAAGACATCAAGAGAGTGGAAACAAGTGGATGAGAGTGTGGGTGAACACCTCATAAATAGACACCAACCTGAGAATTGTAACAAATTGGTGCAGATGAGTTATGATCGCTTGCCTTACGACTTAAAAGCATGCTTTTTATATTGTGGTGCATTTCCCTGTGGCTTTCAAATCCCTGCTTGGAAGTTAATCCGTTTGTGGATCGCGGAGGGATTCATACAGTATAAAGGCCACTTATCTCTTGAGTGTAAAGGAGAGGACAACTTGAATGATCTCGTCAACAGGAATCTAGTGATGGTAATGGAAAGAACATCTGATGGTCAAATCAAGACATGTCGTGTTCATGACATGTTGCATGAGTTTTGCAGGCAAGAAGCTATGAAGGAAGAAAATCTTTTCCAAGAAATAAAGCTAGGTTCTGAGCAATATTATCCTGGAAAACGAGAACTATCCACCTACCGTCGCTTATGCATTCATTCCTCAGTTTTAGATTTTATCTCTACAAAACCCTCAGCTGAACATGTCAGGTCATTCTTATCTTTTTCTTCGAAAAAGGTTGAGATGCCATCTGCCGAGATCCCAACCATACCAAAAGGGTTTCCATTGCTAAGGGTTTTAGATGTAGAATCCATCAACTTCAGTCGCTTTTCCAGGGAGTTTTACCAGTTATATCATTTGAGGTATGTTGCTTTCTCATCTGACTCGATCAAGATGCTTCCTAAACTCATGGGAGAACTTTGGAACATCCAAACCCTCATAATTAACACGCAACAACGCACTCTTGATATTCAAGCAAACATATGGAATATGGCACGACTAAGGCATCTGCACACCAACTCTTCTGCTAAATTGCCTGCCCCTGTTGCTCCAAAAAGTAGTAAAGTTACTTTGGTAAATCAAAGCCTCCAAACTCTCTCCACAATTGCTCCCGAAAGCTGCACAGAAGAAGTGTTTGCAAGGACTCCAAACCTGAAAAAGCTGGGCATCCGTGGGAAAATAGCTGTGCTTCTTGAACCTAATAAGTCTGCGTCGTTGAAAAATGTTAAGAAGCTAGAATACCTTGAAAACTTGAAGCTGATAAATGATACTAGTAATCAAACAGGAAAAGAGTTACGCCTTCCGCCTGCATATATATTTCCAACAAAGTTGAGGAAGCTGACTTTATTAGATACCTGGTTGAAATGGGAAGATATGTCTATATTGGGACAGTTGGAACACCTTGAAGTCCTGAAGGTGAAAGAAAATGGGTTTACGGGAGTGTGCTGGGAGTCAGTTGGAGGTTTTTGTTCCCTACTGGTGTTATGGATTGAAAGGACAAACTTAGCTACTTGGAAAGCATCAGCTGATGACTTTCCAAGACTTAAGCATCTCGTTCTCAACTCCTGTGATAAACTTAAGGAAATCCCCATTGGCCTGGCTGATATACGCAGCTTCCAAGTGATAGACTTGCAAAATTCCACCAAAGCAGCAGCAATATCTGCACGGAAAATACAAGCCAAAAAAGACGAGCAAACTCAAGGAGGGACTAAAAACATTGGCTTTAAGCTTTCCATATTCCCTCCTGGTCTCTGATTGCTACTGGATCTGCAGCTTCCTTTACAGGTCAGTTAAATCTTTCCTTCACCTTAATTAGATTGATTACTATCTAATTCATACTTCTTAGAGATTTCTGCAAACTGCTATCCCATTTTCCACATCCATACAGTATAAGTTGAATAGGAACAGGGATTTCTGTCCTGCATTGCAATGCATTATACCAAATGTGGTCCTTGAAATCCAAAATTAGGAGCAATAGGGGGGCAGATAAGAATATTCACTACTTAACTATGAATTCTAACAATTCAATCACCCAGTTTCTGCTCTCAAATTGATGACATTTAACTAAAATTGAGACAGAAATGTCGATGGCGATGCTCAGCTATTCGCCTTGGCACTTTATTTTGGCAATCGGAACTCCATCTCCTTGAATTTATTTTCCAACCGTTTTCTAACTCCCATATACTAAGATAAAGGAACTGACAGATCACAATTTATGTAACATACAAAGTAGTATGAGTCATCATCAGATCATGAGATTCTGTGTAAAAGCAGTTTTACATAACACATGTAACAAGCTTATGTATAGCCCTGCCTCTGACAAGCTTTATGAATTAGCAATATGACATAGATGTTTAAGAATTACCAACTGttctttttttagttttttttcttttgcaatTTGTTTCTGTCTACTACAATGTATTCTCTTTAGAGAATGAAAGCTCATTATTTGTCATTGGTGCAGGTCCTCAATGAATCACATTGCATGATGCTGGTACCTTGGATAAAGAAAAAACCTCTATCAAGCGTTTTTATAGTTCTTGAGTCGATGTCTGTCTTTCATGCCTTTCATGTGTTGTCTTCTTGATTGTGGTCATAAGTTTTGTGGCTGAAATTGTATGTTGTTCATTTGTGGTACGTTAAACCGTAAGAACAGTGTCCTCTGCACTAGCAATAAAAATTGATGTATCGTGTAGTCTTTGGCTTCAGAGCTCGTGTAAAATTGTTTTTGTTGCAGGTATcaagaaaatataaatataaatatatacacacacacacacacatatatatggaGGTACAACGCTTAGATATGGCTTCGTTTGCAGGAGAAAGTATGATGAAAGACAATAAATGATACTTTCTCCTGTAGTCTCTAATGAAGTCCCGTATTTTACTTTGTTTTCGTTTACTTCCAATCTAAGTGTATATTATGTAAATAAGAATGAGATTAAAATAAACCCAACTGGCAAATGATGACATTTTGATTCTTTTTAAATCTTTCATGACACGAGGTCAATCAGGAGACTGGGAGGATCCGACAGAAGTAGGAAACTCCGATATTTCTACTTCCATGTGCAGCTATGAGAATTTACTAAACCATGAACTTAGTAACATGAAACAAGATCATAAAGTAGCTATAGTCATGGTTCCATTTCCAGCTCAAGGACATCTCAATCAACTTCTTCAACTTGCCTGTTTAATCTCCACATCATATAATCTTCTTGTCTACTCTGTTGGCTCAGCTACTCGTAATTTTCAAGCTCGGGTTCGAGCCAGCACCTTAAATTCTTCAGACATAGCCAAAGTCCACTTTTATGACATCCCAACTCCTAAATTTGCCTCACCACCACCTGACTTTAATGCCTTGAACAAATTGATGGTTCTTATATTTTAATATTAAGAATATATCATATTAAAGTGCCTCTGTTACTATTTCGTTGGAGGCAGAAGAATGACCATTTGGTTTTCATTTGCAACTCATTTGTCCACTATCTCATTTCATATTAATGTGTCCATAATGTTGCTGAATCACCTGTACGTTAGGGGCCATTAGAGTCAAGAAAGTGACAATTACTTTCTTCGTAACCTCCTACTCATTAATAACTCATATTCATCCTCTTTAGTCTTGTAACTCATGAAACCTCTAAATCATAATTTCTCATTATCTACCTACTTTACTACCTCATTCATATCCTGTTCAATTCAAGAATGATTTTCTTAGctataaatagttagtcatccTTACTTTGTGGGTGTAGAGAAAAATATAGAATGCATGAAAAGTGAGTTAACAAAGACATGGTTTCAGTGGTATCTGATTAACGAttcgcttggtcgttatagtattttCGGCACTTTTTGATCTTTTCCCgagcttgttagctcacttttgacccgaggggaccgttgacacgcttcccgaggtgttcggAGTTGATC is drawn from Lycium barbarum isolate Lr01 chromosome 8, ASM1917538v2, whole genome shotgun sequence and contains these coding sequences:
- the LOC132606420 gene encoding putative late blight resistance protein homolog R1A-3, whose protein sequence is MANVAVEFLVENLMQLLRDNAELILGVKEEAESLLSDLNDFNAFLKQADKCRNENDVLKELVKKIRTVVNSAEDAIDKFVIEAKLHKDKGVSRFVDFPYYYKRVRDVASEIKGIRTKVKEIRQNNSYGLQALQDGDQSARGVEERKPPVVEEDDVVGFDGEADKVIDRLLGGSNCLEVVPVVGMPGLGKTTLANKIFKHPKIGYEFFTRIWVYVSQSYRRRELFLNIISKFTRNTKQYHGLCEEDLADVIQEFLRKGGKYLIVLDDVWSDEAWERIKIAFPNSNKCNRVLLTTRDSKVAKQCTPIPHDLKFLTEDESRILLEKKVFHRDRCPPELELSGQSIAKKCNGLPLAIVVIAGALIGKGKTSREWKQVDESVGEHLINRHQPENCNKLVQMSYDRLPYDLKACFLYCGAFPCGFQIPAWKLIRLWIAEGFIQYKGHLSLECKGEDNLNDLVNRNLVMVMERTSDGQIKTCRVHDMLHEFCRQEAMKEENLFQEIKLGSEQYYPGKRELSTYRRLCIHSSVLDFISTKPSAEHVRSFLSFSSKKVEMPSAEIPTIPKGFPLLRVLDVESINFSRFSREFYQLYHLRYVAFSSDSIKMLPKLMGELWNIQTLIINTQQRTLDIQANIWNMARLRHLHTNSSAKLPAPVAPKSSKVTLVNQSLQTLSTIAPESCTEEVFARTPNLKKLGIRGKIAVLLEPNKSASLKNVKKLEYLENLKLINDTSNQTGKELRLPPAYIFPTKLRKLTLLDTWLKWEDMSILGQLEHLEVLKVKENGFTGVCWESVGGFCSLLVLWIERTNLATWKASADDFPRLKHLVLNSCDKLKEIPIGLADIRSFQVIDLQNSTKAAAISARKIQAKKDEQTQGGTKNIGFKLSIFPPGL